The following are encoded together in the Streptomyces sp. NBC_00358 genome:
- a CDS encoding TetR/AcrR family transcriptional regulator — protein MTDAAPRRGRGRPTRTQTEAGPATRDRILEAAREEFSERGYEKTSVRGIAKSAGVDSALVHHYFGTKEQVFEAAVEGAMAPAIGAPDTIDTIVEGPLGGVGERLTRFFLGVWENPTSRTPLLAIVRSAVNNDTAAAVFRRLVAAQLLRRIAARLDAPDAELRAELAAAQLVGVAMLRYVIKVEPLASVDLERVVAGVAPVVQGHLTNP, from the coding sequence GTGACGGACGCCGCCCCCCGTCGCGGCCGGGGACGCCCGACCCGTACGCAGACGGAGGCGGGCCCCGCCACCCGCGACCGCATCCTGGAGGCGGCCCGCGAGGAGTTCTCCGAGCGCGGGTACGAGAAGACGTCGGTCCGCGGTATCGCCAAGTCCGCGGGGGTCGACTCAGCGCTCGTGCACCACTACTTCGGCACCAAGGAGCAGGTCTTCGAGGCGGCCGTCGAGGGAGCCATGGCCCCCGCCATCGGCGCCCCCGACACGATCGACACGATCGTCGAGGGGCCTCTCGGCGGAGTCGGGGAGCGCCTGACCCGCTTCTTCCTCGGAGTCTGGGAGAACCCCACGAGCCGTACGCCGCTGCTGGCGATCGTCCGCTCGGCGGTGAACAACGACACCGCCGCCGCCGTCTTCCGCAGGCTCGTCGCCGCGCAGCTGCTCCGCCGGATCGCGGCCCGGCTCGACGCCCCCGACGCGGAACTGCGCGCGGAGCTGGCGGCGGCCCAACTGGTCGGGGTCGCGATGCTGCGCTATGTGATCAAGGTCGAGCCGCTGGCCTCCGTGGACCTGGAACGTGTCGTGGCCGGGGTGGCGCCCGTGGTGCAGGGACACCTGACGAACCCGTGA
- a CDS encoding peptidase produces the protein MVAGATSQASATLRTYPIAPGAILHVRSGPGVHFSIVRDLPEGSSVPIYCQCPGDTVSGYYGTTNIWDNISNGQFVSDAYVHTGSDGYVAPACS, from the coding sequence ATGGTGGCAGGGGCCACGTCCCAGGCCTCGGCAACGTTGCGTACGTACCCCATCGCGCCGGGTGCGATTCTGCATGTCCGCAGCGGCCCGGGTGTGCACTTCAGCATTGTCCGCGATCTGCCCGAGGGCTCGAGTGTCCCCATCTACTGTCAGTGCCCCGGGGACACAGTCAGCGGCTACTACGGGACCACGAACATCTGGGACAACATCTCGAACGGCCAGTTCGTGTCGGACGCGTACGTGCATACGGGCAGCGACGGCTATGTCGCTCCGGCGTGCTCCTGA
- a CDS encoding class I SAM-dependent methyltransferase, with the protein MPPSSFAAPSPGAPEHSARAHSFNAAAAQYAANRPSYPPALFDTVEALAARPLAGAKVVDVGAGTGISTGLLHARGADVLAVEPGPGMAAEFRRAHPRIPIVRGSGDALPLAADSADFLTYAQSWHWTDPSRSVPEALRVLRPGGALTLWWNTEALDVPWIEAAARRGARFLGWDPEAEKSAGAARAAQFESADPSGRLSFDRRQVRWSRRIPIGTRLASVGSHSQFLVLGEEATGPFFAEERNHLLQAFPDGFVEETYVVELLVAISS; encoded by the coding sequence ATGCCCCCTTCCTCCTTCGCCGCCCCCTCTCCCGGCGCCCCCGAGCATTCCGCGCGAGCGCACTCCTTCAACGCCGCCGCGGCGCAGTACGCCGCGAACAGGCCGTCGTATCCGCCGGCCCTGTTCGACACCGTCGAAGCCCTCGCGGCCCGCCCACTGGCCGGTGCCAAGGTCGTCGACGTGGGCGCGGGCACCGGGATCTCGACCGGGCTCCTCCACGCGCGTGGCGCGGACGTCCTCGCCGTGGAACCGGGTCCCGGCATGGCCGCCGAGTTCCGTCGCGCCCACCCCCGTATCCCGATCGTCAGGGGCAGCGGCGACGCCCTGCCCCTCGCCGCCGACTCCGCGGACTTCCTCACCTACGCCCAGTCCTGGCACTGGACCGACCCGAGCCGTTCGGTGCCGGAGGCGTTGCGCGTGCTGCGTCCCGGCGGGGCGCTGACCCTTTGGTGGAACACCGAGGCGCTCGACGTCCCGTGGATCGAGGCGGCGGCCCGGCGTGGCGCGCGCTTCCTCGGCTGGGACCCGGAGGCCGAGAAGAGCGCCGGTGCCGCCCGCGCCGCCCAGTTCGAGTCCGCCGACCCCAGCGGCCGTCTCTCCTTCGACCGCCGCCAGGTCCGCTGGAGCCGGCGTATCCCGATCGGGACCCGGCTGGCCAGTGTCGGCAGCCACTCGCAGTTCCTGGTCCTCGGCGAGGAGGCCACCGGTCCGTTCTTCGCAGAGGAGCGGAACCACCTTCTGCAGGCGTTCCCGGACGGGTTCGTGGAGGAGACCTACGTCGTGGAGCTGCTGGTGGCGATCAGCTCGTGA
- a CDS encoding ABC transporter permease, which translates to MSPTAPTSPTPPTAAASTGTPGQPAPAPRPSALNVSRTTATAARVLRQLRHDPRTIALMILVPCLMLFLLRYVFDGSPHTFDSIGASLLGIFPLITMFLVTSIATLRERTSGTLERLLAMPLGKGDLIAGYALAFGALAIIQSALATGLAVWGLGLDVTGSPWLLLLVALLDALLGTALGLFVSAFAASEFQAVQFMPAVIFPQLLLCGLFTPRSDMHPVLEAISDVLPMSYAVDAMNEVLQHTDMTATFVRDTLIVAGSALLVLGLGAATLRRRTP; encoded by the coding sequence ATGAGCCCCACCGCACCCACGAGCCCCACTCCGCCGACCGCGGCCGCGAGCACGGGCACACCCGGGCAGCCGGCACCGGCCCCACGCCCGAGCGCGCTGAACGTCTCCCGCACCACGGCGACCGCGGCACGCGTCCTGCGCCAGCTCCGGCACGACCCGCGCACCATCGCGCTGATGATCCTCGTCCCGTGCCTGATGCTGTTCCTGCTCCGCTACGTCTTCGACGGCAGCCCTCACACGTTCGACTCCATCGGCGCATCACTCCTCGGGATCTTCCCGCTGATCACGATGTTCCTGGTGACCTCGATCGCCACCCTGCGCGAGCGCACCTCCGGCACCCTCGAACGGCTCCTCGCCATGCCCCTGGGCAAGGGCGACCTGATCGCCGGCTACGCCCTCGCCTTCGGCGCGCTCGCCATCATCCAGTCGGCGCTGGCCACCGGACTCGCGGTCTGGGGCCTCGGCCTGGACGTCACGGGCTCCCCCTGGCTCCTGCTCCTGGTCGCCCTCCTCGACGCCCTCCTCGGAACGGCCCTCGGCCTCTTCGTGTCGGCGTTCGCCGCCTCCGAGTTCCAGGCCGTCCAGTTCATGCCGGCGGTGATCTTCCCGCAACTGCTCCTCTGCGGTCTGTTCACCCCGCGCTCCGACATGCACCCCGTCCTGGAAGCCATCTCCGACGTCCTCCCCATGTCCTACGCGGTCGACGCCATGAACGAGGTCCTCCAGCACACCGACATGACCGCGACCTTCGTACGCGACACACTGATCGTCGCCGGAAGCGCGCTGCTGGTCCTGGGACTCGGAGCGGCGACTCTGCGACGGAGGACGCCGTAG
- a CDS encoding peptidase, whose protein sequence is MAVEDVAITGSTESAEAEPLSAEALLTYPLAPGHNVNVRSGPGTHYPIVRTLSAGSSVPIRCQCQGESVTGPYGTSTIWDNIANAQFVSDAYVHTGSDGYVAVKCS, encoded by the coding sequence ATGGCCGTGGAAGACGTCGCCATCACAGGCTCGACGGAGTCGGCGGAAGCCGAGCCGCTGTCGGCCGAGGCGCTCCTCACCTACCCGCTCGCACCAGGCCACAACGTCAACGTCCGCAGCGGCCCGGGCACTCACTATCCGATCGTCCGCACGCTGTCGGCCGGTTCGAGTGTCCCCATCCGCTGCCAGTGCCAGGGAGAGTCCGTCACCGGCCCGTACGGGACCTCGACGATCTGGGACAACATCGCCAACGCGCAGTTCGTGTCGGACGCGTACGTGCATACGGGAAGCGACGGCTACGTCGCCGTCAAGTGCTCCTGA
- a CDS encoding serine/threonine-protein kinase yields MPPQRSTGTDSEAEHPRYAGQYLLEARLGSGGMGIVHLARSASGLRLAVKVVHAEFSQDPEFRGRFRQEVAAARRVSGAFTAPVVDADPEDERPWMATLFIPGPTLAEHVKRNGALSSARLRHLMAGLAEALRDIHRAGVVHRDLKPSNVLLAEDGPKVIDFGISRPSDSELRTETGKLIGTPPFMAPEQFSRPRHVGPAADVFALGSVIVHAATGSGPFDSDSPYLVAYQVVHHEPDLTGVPEDLVDLVSRCLAKEPEDRPTPDELMTALRSVSASYDTRAFIPEQRTGERKSAPPARKVALRPRHERPEGAEDLTHVAARTRGGRRWRLPAVLALTGLAAAVVAAGAFVRFGGTETPAAEKRVVQPSKSDGFAPWDVKLTAVGAKATGQPRCAYGAHRLYCARPGALAIAVDPANGKVLWSRPDPGWRSDDVPSAPVLSGGLLQILSKGGHRLTALDPATGKTRWDRDTTRYDGGIAHVGAVVLLTGHDSEVTALDATTGKKLWQHALPGQSLPRFSSYGDGVAYAVSPDGSRTRVTAVDPETGVVSWQRRLDQALNLVHARAGVLWFTSTNSHQYTDAVVRYDVTHRTAKRVRLPLPLPGAQAVVHGDTAYLLADGGALVAVNTRTSAQSWRVETSVSWSSAPTVSGDRLYLSAADGRLLAVDTAHGALLGQTRARLGGERGSLVNALPSPVTADNHIYATAPDGTLFAVDGRDPSGW; encoded by the coding sequence ATGCCGCCACAGCGCAGCACCGGTACGGACTCGGAAGCGGAACATCCGCGCTACGCCGGGCAGTACCTGCTGGAGGCGAGACTGGGCTCCGGTGGCATGGGAATCGTGCATCTGGCGCGGTCCGCCTCCGGGTTGCGGCTGGCCGTCAAGGTCGTGCACGCCGAGTTCTCGCAAGACCCCGAGTTCCGGGGGCGGTTCCGTCAGGAGGTCGCGGCCGCGCGTCGGGTCAGCGGTGCCTTCACCGCGCCCGTGGTGGACGCCGATCCCGAGGACGAACGCCCTTGGATGGCAACCCTGTTCATACCCGGGCCGACACTCGCCGAACACGTGAAGCGGAACGGCGCGCTGTCCTCGGCCCGGTTGCGCCATCTGATGGCCGGACTCGCCGAGGCCCTGAGGGACATCCACCGGGCCGGGGTCGTCCACCGTGACCTCAAGCCCAGCAATGTCCTGCTGGCGGAGGACGGGCCGAAGGTCATCGACTTCGGCATCTCCCGTCCGTCCGACAGCGAACTCCGCACGGAGACCGGCAAATTGATCGGCACTCCGCCGTTCATGGCACCGGAGCAGTTCAGCAGGCCACGGCATGTCGGGCCGGCCGCCGACGTGTTCGCCCTCGGCTCGGTGATCGTGCACGCGGCCACCGGGAGCGGGCCGTTCGATTCGGACAGCCCCTATCTGGTCGCCTATCAAGTCGTCCACCACGAACCGGACTTGACCGGCGTGCCGGAGGACCTGGTCGACCTCGTGTCGCGCTGCCTCGCCAAGGAGCCCGAGGACCGGCCCACGCCGGACGAGCTGATGACCGCGCTGCGTTCGGTCTCGGCCTCTTACGACACCCGGGCCTTCATTCCCGAACAACGCACCGGGGAAAGGAAGTCGGCGCCGCCTGCGCGGAAAGTGGCGCTGCGGCCACGCCACGAGCGTCCGGAAGGCGCCGAGGACCTCACCCACGTGGCCGCCCGGACGAGAGGCGGACGGCGATGGCGGCTGCCCGCCGTCCTTGCCCTGACGGGACTCGCCGCCGCTGTCGTCGCCGCGGGCGCCTTCGTACGGTTCGGCGGGACGGAGACTCCCGCGGCGGAGAAGCGCGTGGTGCAACCGTCGAAGAGCGACGGCTTCGCGCCCTGGGACGTGAAGCTGACCGCCGTAGGCGCCAAGGCCACCGGCCAGCCGCGATGCGCCTACGGTGCACACCGGTTGTACTGCGCCCGGCCCGGCGCGCTGGCCATCGCGGTCGATCCCGCGAACGGCAAGGTTCTCTGGTCGCGACCGGACCCGGGATGGCGGAGCGACGACGTACCGAGCGCACCGGTCCTGTCCGGCGGGCTGCTCCAGATCCTCAGCAAGGGCGGGCACCGGCTGACAGCGCTGGATCCGGCCACGGGAAAGACCCGCTGGGACCGTGACACGACGCGCTACGACGGCGGGATCGCCCACGTCGGTGCCGTCGTCCTGCTCACCGGCCACGACTCCGAAGTCACCGCTCTCGACGCCACGACCGGCAAGAAGTTGTGGCAACACGCCCTCCCTGGACAGTCGTTGCCGAGATTCTCGTCGTACGGGGACGGAGTCGCTTACGCCGTCTCACCGGACGGGAGCCGGACCCGGGTGACGGCGGTCGATCCCGAGACCGGCGTCGTGAGCTGGCAACGGCGCCTGGACCAGGCGCTGAACCTCGTGCACGCCCGTGCCGGGGTGCTCTGGTTCACTTCCACGAACAGCCACCAGTACACCGACGCCGTCGTGCGCTACGACGTCACCCACCGGACGGCCAAGCGCGTCAGGCTGCCCCTGCCGCTGCCCGGAGCGCAAGCAGTCGTCCACGGGGACACGGCGTATCTGCTGGCCGACGGCGGAGCACTGGTGGCGGTGAACACCCGGACCTCGGCCCAGTCGTGGCGGGTGGAGACCTCCGTGAGCTGGTCGTCGGCCCCCACCGTGTCCGGCGACCGCCTCTACCTGAGTGCCGCCGACGGACGGCTCCTGGCGGTCGACACCGCCCATGGCGCGCTGCTCGGTCAGACCAGGGCGCGCCTCGGCGGCGAGCGGGGTTCGCTGGTCAACGCCCTCCCGTCCCCCGTCACCGCCGACAACCACATCTACGCCACCGCCCCCGACGGCACCCTCTTCGCGGTCGACGGGCGGGATCCCTCGGGCTGGTGA
- a CDS encoding sugar phosphate isomerase/epimerase family protein, whose protein sequence is MAEPVVRIPDAKVALSTASVYPESTATAFEIAARLGYDGVEVMVWTDPVSQDIDALRRLSDYHRMPILAVHAPCLLITQRVWSTDPWIKLQRARAAAEKLGASTVVVHPPFRWQRQYSRDFVTGIWRMADETDVRFAVENMYPWRYRDREMLAYAPDWDVTKDDYRHFTIDLSHTATARTDALQMIDRMGDRLGHVHLADGNGSNKDEHLVPGRGTQPCAELLDRLALSGFDGHVVIEVNTRRAMSSAEREADLAEALAFTRLHLASAVKVPRR, encoded by the coding sequence GTGGCAGAACCAGTGGTGCGCATCCCGGATGCGAAGGTCGCCCTGTCCACGGCCTCCGTGTACCCGGAGTCGACCGCGACGGCCTTCGAGATCGCCGCGCGCCTCGGGTACGACGGCGTCGAGGTCATGGTGTGGACCGATCCCGTCAGCCAGGACATCGACGCACTGCGCCGCCTCAGCGACTACCACCGGATGCCGATCCTCGCCGTCCACGCCCCTTGTCTGCTGATCACCCAGCGGGTCTGGTCCACCGACCCGTGGATCAAGCTCCAGCGTGCCCGTGCGGCAGCCGAGAAGCTCGGCGCGAGCACGGTCGTGGTCCACCCCCCGTTCCGCTGGCAGCGCCAGTACTCCCGTGACTTCGTGACCGGGATCTGGCGCATGGCCGACGAGACGGACGTCCGGTTCGCCGTCGAGAACATGTACCCGTGGCGGTACCGCGACCGCGAGATGCTCGCGTACGCCCCGGACTGGGACGTGACGAAGGACGACTACCGGCACTTCACGATCGACCTCAGCCACACCGCGACCGCCCGCACCGACGCCCTGCAGATGATCGACCGCATGGGCGACCGTCTCGGACACGTCCACCTCGCCGACGGGAACGGTTCCAACAAGGACGAGCACCTGGTCCCGGGCCGCGGCACCCAGCCCTGCGCCGAACTGCTCGACCGGCTCGCCCTGTCCGGCTTCGACGGCCATGTCGTCATCGAGGTCAACACCCGCCGCGCGATGTCGAGTGCCGAGCGCGAGGCCGACCTGGCGGAGGCGCTCGCCTTCACCCGGCTCCACCTCGCCTCCGCCGTGAAGGTGCCCCGCAGGTGA
- a CDS encoding EamA/RhaT family transporter, giving the protein MSDETSTGTGTPAGPQPEPLRFFGTTWVEHDGGYTGRRIGVAVGSLAAAVAASFVLRFAYQGLVIADVGTPVSVLVVVMFAVCSALAFRHTSEAFTKRPDPDRQASLRGLLAIGFVGSLLAYCFRSLTEAPGEKLHREEYEVAKDQYTRRTARRAGNPSKKRRPS; this is encoded by the coding sequence GTGAGCGACGAGACCAGCACCGGAACCGGTACCCCCGCGGGGCCCCAGCCCGAGCCCCTGCGTTTCTTCGGGACGACCTGGGTGGAGCACGACGGCGGCTACACCGGCCGTCGGATCGGCGTGGCCGTCGGCTCCCTGGCCGCCGCGGTGGCCGCCAGTTTCGTGCTCCGCTTCGCCTATCAGGGCCTGGTCATCGCGGATGTCGGTACGCCCGTGAGCGTACTGGTCGTGGTGATGTTCGCGGTGTGCAGCGCCCTCGCGTTCCGCCACACCTCGGAGGCGTTCACCAAGCGCCCCGACCCCGACCGCCAGGCATCCCTCAGGGGTCTGCTCGCCATCGGCTTCGTCGGTTCCCTCCTCGCCTACTGCTTCCGTTCCCTCACCGAGGCCCCGGGCGAGAAGCTCCACCGCGAGGAGTACGAGGTGGCGAAGGACCAGTACACCCGCCGCACCGCCCGCCGCGCCGGCAACCCCTCGAAGAAACGCCGCCCCTCCTGA
- the ilvD gene encoding dihydroxy-acid dehydratase, translating into MPELRSRTVTHGRNMAGARALMRASGVPGADIGRKPIIAVANSFTEFVPGHTHLQPVGRIVSEAITAAGGIAREFNTIAVDDGIAMGHGGMLYSLPSRDLIADSVEYMVEAHCADALICISNCDKITPGMLMAALRLNIPTVFVSGGPMESGRATLVDGTVRTLDLVDAISDAVNDKISDEDILRIEENACPTCGSCSGMFTANSMNCLTEAIGLSLPGNGSVLATHTARKGLYEDAARTVVDITRRYYDQDDESVLPRNIATHAAFENAMALDIAMGGSTNTILHLLAAAQEAGVPFGLDEINAVSRRVPCLAKVAPNVAKDRTYYMEDVHRAGGIPALLGELHRAGLLNEDVHSVHSPSLSDWLKTWDVRAGSPSPEAIELWHAAPGCVRSSEAFSQSERWEALDEDAEGGCIRSSEHAYSKDGGLAVLKGNLAVDGCVVKTAGVDESIWTFEGPAVVCESQDEAVDKILKKQITHGDVVVIRYEGPKGGPGMQEMLYPTSFLKGRGLGKTCALITDGRFSGGTSGLSIGHASPEAASGGTIALVRDGDRIRIDIPNRSVELLVSDEELATRREALNGVYAPANRERKVSAALRAYAAMATSADKGAVRDVSKLG; encoded by the coding sequence ATGCCCGAGCTGAGGTCCCGCACAGTCACCCATGGCCGCAATATGGCGGGCGCACGCGCCCTGATGCGCGCCTCCGGTGTACCGGGCGCGGACATCGGACGGAAGCCGATCATCGCGGTCGCCAACTCCTTCACCGAGTTCGTGCCGGGCCACACCCACCTCCAGCCGGTCGGCCGGATCGTCAGCGAGGCCATCACGGCGGCCGGCGGCATCGCCCGCGAGTTCAACACGATCGCGGTCGACGACGGCATCGCGATGGGACACGGCGGCATGCTGTACTCCCTGCCGTCCCGCGATCTGATCGCCGACTCGGTGGAGTACATGGTCGAGGCGCACTGCGCCGACGCCCTGATCTGCATCTCGAACTGCGACAAGATCACGCCCGGCATGCTGATGGCTGCCCTGCGCCTCAACATCCCGACGGTGTTCGTCTCCGGCGGCCCCATGGAGTCCGGCCGCGCCACCCTGGTCGACGGCACGGTCCGTACGCTCGACCTGGTCGACGCGATCTCCGACGCCGTGAACGACAAGATCTCGGACGAGGACATCCTCCGTATCGAGGAGAACGCCTGTCCGACCTGCGGCTCCTGTTCCGGCATGTTCACCGCCAACTCGATGAACTGCCTGACCGAGGCCATCGGCCTGAGCCTGCCCGGCAACGGCTCGGTCCTCGCCACCCACACCGCCCGCAAGGGCCTGTACGAGGACGCGGCCCGCACGGTCGTCGACATCACGCGGCGCTACTACGACCAGGACGACGAGTCGGTCCTGCCGCGCAACATCGCGACGCACGCGGCGTTCGAGAACGCCATGGCCCTCGACATCGCCATGGGTGGCTCCACCAACACGATCCTGCACCTGCTGGCCGCCGCCCAGGAGGCGGGCGTCCCGTTCGGTCTGGACGAGATCAACGCCGTCTCGCGCCGCGTGCCGTGCCTCGCCAAGGTCGCCCCGAACGTCGCCAAGGACCGCACGTACTACATGGAGGACGTGCACCGAGCCGGCGGCATCCCCGCCCTGCTCGGCGAGCTGCACCGCGCGGGCCTGCTCAACGAGGACGTGCACTCCGTCCACAGCCCGTCCCTGTCCGACTGGCTGAAGACGTGGGACGTGCGCGCGGGCTCCCCGTCCCCCGAGGCGATCGAACTGTGGCACGCGGCCCCCGGCTGCGTCCGCTCGTCCGAGGCCTTCTCCCAGTCCGAGCGCTGGGAGGCGCTGGACGAGGACGCCGAGGGCGGCTGCATCCGCTCCTCCGAGCACGCCTACTCCAAGGACGGCGGACTCGCGGTCCTCAAGGGCAACCTGGCCGTCGACGGCTGTGTCGTGAAGACGGCGGGCGTCGACGAGTCCATCTGGACCTTCGAGGGCCCCGCGGTCGTCTGCGAGTCCCAGGACGAGGCCGTCGACAAGATCCTCAAGAAGCAGATCACGCACGGCGACGTCGTGGTCATCCGCTACGAGGGCCCCAAGGGCGGCCCCGGTATGCAGGAGATGCTCTACCCGACCTCGTTCCTCAAGGGCCGCGGCCTCGGCAAGACCTGCGCCCTGATCACCGACGGCCGCTTCTCCGGCGGGACTTCGGGCCTGTCGATCGGCCACGCGTCCCCGGAGGCCGCGTCCGGCGGCACGATCGCCCTCGTCCGGGACGGCGACCGCATCCGCATCGACATCCCGAACCGCTCGGTCGAACTCCTCGTTTCCGACGAGGAGTTGGCCACCCGTCGCGAGGCCCTGAACGGCGTCTACGCCCCCGCGAACCGCGAGCGCAAGGTCTCCGCCGCCCTTCGCGCGTACGCCGCGATGGCGACGAGCGCGGACAAGGGCGCGGTCCGGGACGTCTCGAAGCTGGGCTAG
- a CDS encoding Ppx/GppA phosphatase family protein produces the protein MRLGVLDVGSNTVHLLVVDAHPGARPLPAHSHKADLRLAQLLDASGAIGPEGVDKLIETVQDALEAAEDKGVEALLPFATSAVREATNADEVLARVQAETDVELQVLTGAEEARLTFLAARRWFGWSAGKLLVLDIGGGSLEIAYGMDEEPDAAVSLPLGAGRLTAGWLPTDPADPADVRALRRHVRAQIARTVGEFSRFGAPDHVVATSKTFKQLARIAGAARSTDGLYVQRELKRRSLEDWVPRLTSMTNEERGELPGVSPGRSGQLLAGALVAEGAMDLFGVETLEICPWALREGVILRRLDQMASE, from the coding sequence ATGAGACTCGGTGTCCTCGACGTGGGTTCGAACACGGTGCATCTGCTGGTGGTGGACGCCCACCCCGGCGCCCGGCCGCTGCCCGCGCATTCGCACAAGGCCGATCTGCGGCTCGCCCAACTGCTCGACGCGAGCGGGGCGATCGGCCCCGAAGGCGTGGACAAGCTGATCGAGACGGTCCAGGACGCACTGGAGGCCGCCGAGGACAAGGGAGTCGAGGCCCTGCTGCCGTTCGCGACCTCGGCCGTGCGCGAGGCCACCAACGCCGACGAGGTTCTCGCCCGGGTGCAGGCCGAGACGGATGTCGAGCTGCAGGTCCTCACCGGCGCGGAGGAGGCCCGGCTCACCTTCCTGGCGGCCCGCCGCTGGTTCGGCTGGTCGGCGGGCAAGCTGCTCGTCCTCGACATCGGCGGCGGCTCCCTGGAGATCGCGTACGGCATGGACGAGGAGCCGGACGCGGCGGTGTCGCTGCCGCTCGGGGCCGGCCGGCTGACCGCGGGCTGGCTGCCCACCGACCCGGCCGATCCGGCGGACGTGCGGGCCCTGCGCCGGCATGTACGGGCCCAGATCGCCCGGACGGTCGGGGAGTTCAGCCGCTTCGGCGCTCCGGACCACGTGGTCGCGACCTCCAAGACGTTCAAGCAGCTCGCGCGGATCGCCGGCGCCGCACGCTCCACGGACGGCCTGTACGTCCAGCGCGAGCTCAAGCGCCGCTCCCTGGAGGACTGGGTCCCGCGTCTCACGTCCATGACGAACGAGGAGCGGGGCGAACTGCCGGGCGTCTCCCCGGGCCGCTCCGGCCAGCTCCTCGCCGGCGCCCTGGTCGCCGAGGGCGCCATGGACCTCTTCGGCGTGGAGACCCTGGAGATCTGCCCCTGGGCCCTGCGCGAAGGCGTCATCCTGCGCCGCCTGGACCAGATGGCGTCGGAGTAA